From a region of the Candidatus Eisenbacteria bacterium genome:
- a CDS encoding endonuclease has product MRKVIARRCVLAVLLLISLSAGSVMGGSGREPGALLSDANPDFGIILTGSASSIPITLSNMLSVPILATGIFEEDAFYTDLQGSLIPANGELVFNIYCDPLHNIDYEDFLRVELSDGLDPLIAHVTAEAHYPDSYYDGTQNLWCEDLKLALRDIIDNHTSLGYTAARDHMYGHIDNDDTCSECPTLGCVECVYTGRIACFNTRTGANENSFNCEHTWPQSFFCENEPMRSDIFHLYPTDVTANSIRDNYDFGIVVTPTWSVGGSKRGTDSEGQVVFEPRDSHKGNVARTHFYYTTRYTPAQIEACDSYEDPEKLEEILRIWHLSDPVDSRELQRNEDIYDLQHNRNPYIDHPELVDRICAFWGSGTMALNPEIAVAPSAIDMGTIALDTETQFSFAVINTGNNALVVTAMTSTNSDFGLDTTELNLAPESYDIVSITYTSGGVATTDYSTLQITNNDSDEGYLEIPVVIHVSGSSGVEDGEFSPVLFHLHQNHPNPFAAQTFIKYDLPAISQVRLGIYNIRGQKVATLTDERQGPGSRTVRWNATDDYGHPVTSGIYFINLEAGDFTSTNKMLLIR; this is encoded by the coding sequence TTGAGAAAAGTCATCGCGAGACGTTGTGTCCTGGCGGTCCTGCTGCTGATATCTCTTTCCGCCGGATCGGTAATGGGCGGATCGGGTCGCGAACCCGGGGCTTTGCTTTCCGACGCAAATCCCGATTTTGGTATCATTTTAACGGGCAGCGCCTCTTCAATCCCCATCACGCTCAGCAACATGCTCTCGGTGCCGATTCTCGCCACCGGAATCTTCGAAGAGGATGCCTTCTATACCGACCTCCAGGGGTCATTGATTCCCGCCAATGGCGAGCTGGTTTTTAATATTTACTGTGACCCCCTGCACAATATTGATTACGAAGACTTTCTGCGCGTCGAATTAAGTGACGGATTAGATCCACTGATCGCCCATGTGACGGCTGAAGCCCACTATCCAGATTCATACTACGATGGAACGCAAAATCTCTGGTGCGAGGATTTGAAACTCGCCTTGCGTGACATTATTGATAACCATACCTCGCTCGGCTATACGGCGGCACGGGATCATATGTACGGCCACATTGACAATGACGACACATGTAGTGAGTGCCCCACCTTGGGTTGTGTGGAATGCGTCTATACCGGCAGGATCGCCTGCTTCAATACGCGAACGGGAGCCAACGAGAACAGCTTCAATTGTGAACATACTTGGCCGCAAAGTTTCTTTTGTGAAAACGAGCCGATGAGGTCCGATATTTTCCATCTTTATCCGACGGATGTCACGGCGAACAGTATCCGGGACAATTATGATTTCGGCATCGTTGTGACTCCGACTTGGAGTGTCGGTGGATCGAAGCGGGGCACCGATTCTGAAGGGCAAGTCGTATTCGAACCGCGGGATAGTCATAAGGGGAATGTCGCGCGGACGCATTTCTATTACACAACACGCTATACGCCGGCCCAGATTGAAGCCTGCGATTCTTATGAGGATCCGGAGAAACTCGAGGAGATTCTCCGCATCTGGCACCTGTCCGATCCGGTGGACAGCCGCGAGTTGCAGAGGAATGAGGATATCTATGACCTGCAGCACAATCGCAATCCGTATATTGATCATCCCGAATTGGTCGATCGAATCTGCGCCTTTTGGGGATCGGGAACGATGGCATTAAATCCGGAAATCGCCGTGGCGCCCTCGGCGATTGATATGGGAACGATTGCACTCGACACGGAGACTCAGTTTTCGTTTGCCGTTATCAACACCGGTAACAATGCGTTGGTGGTCACAGCCATGACATCAACAAACAGTGACTTTGGTTTGGATACAACCGAATTGAATTTGGCTCCTGAATCTTATGATATTGTCTCCATCACATACACATCGGGCGGTGTTGCGACAACGGATTACTCAACACTTCAAATTACCAATAATGATTCGGATGAAGGTTATCTTGAAATTCCTGTAGTCATCCATGTTTCCGGCTCTTCAGGGGTTGAAGACGGCGAGTTTTCGCCCGTTCTGTTCCATCTCCACCAGAACCACCCCAACCCCTTCGCGGCCCAGACATTTATCAAATATGATCTACCCGCCATTTCGCAGGTACGACTGGGAATCTATAACATCCGGGGGCAGAAAGTCGCCACTTTGACCGATGAGCGACAGGGGCCGGGATCTCGCACGGTGCGCTGGAATGCCACGGATGATTATGGACATCCTGTCACCAGCGGTATTTATTTTATCAATCTCGAAGCCGGCGACTTCACGTCAACAAACAAAATGCTGCTCATCCGTTGA